One Fusobacterium nucleatum genomic window carries:
- the trmFO gene encoding methylenetetrahydrofolate--tRNA-(uracil(54)-C(5))-methyltransferase (FADH(2)-oxidizing) TrmFO translates to MEKEVIVVGAGLAGSEAAYQLAKRGIKVKLYEMKAKKKTPAHSKDYFSELVCSNSLGSDSLENASGLMKEELRILGSLLIEVADRNRVPAGQALAVDRDGFSEEVTKILKNTENIEIIEEEFSEIPNDKIVIIASGPLTSDKLFEKISEITGEESLYFYDAAAPIVTFESIDMNKAYFQSRYGKGDGEYINCPMNKEEYYNFYNELIKAERAELKNFEKEKLFDACMPIEKIAMSGEKTMTFGPLKPKGLINPKTEKMDYAVVQLRQDDKEGKLYNIVGFQTNLKFGEQKRIFSMIPGLENAEFIRYGVMHRNTFINSTKLLDKTLKLKNKDNIYFAGQITGGEGYVTAIATGMYVAINVANRLENKEEFILEDISEIGAIVNYITEEKKKFQPMGANFGIIRSLDENIRDKKEKYRKLSERAIEYLKKSIKGV, encoded by the coding sequence ATGGAAAAAGAGGTTATAGTTGTAGGAGCTGGACTTGCAGGTTCAGAAGCAGCCTATCAACTAGCTAAAAGAGGAATAAAAGTAAAATTATATGAAATGAAAGCTAAAAAGAAAACTCCTGCTCACTCAAAAGATTACTTTTCTGAATTAGTTTGTAGTAATTCTTTAGGAAGTGATAGTTTAGAAAATGCCTCTGGACTTATGAAAGAAGAATTAAGAATTTTAGGTTCATTACTAATAGAAGTAGCTGATAGAAATAGAGTTCCAGCAGGGCAAGCACTTGCAGTTGATAGAGACGGCTTTTCAGAAGAAGTTACTAAAATTTTAAAAAATACTGAAAATATTGAGATAATAGAAGAAGAGTTCTCAGAAATTCCTAATGATAAAATAGTAATTATTGCAAGTGGTCCTTTAACTTCTGATAAACTTTTTGAAAAAATAAGTGAAATTACAGGTGAAGAAAGTTTATATTTCTATGATGCTGCTGCCCCTATTGTAACTTTTGAAAGTATAGATATGAATAAAGCATATTTTCAATCAAGATACGGAAAAGGTGATGGTGAATATATAAACTGCCCTATGAATAAAGAAGAATATTATAATTTCTATAATGAACTTATAAAAGCAGAAAGAGCAGAACTTAAAAATTTTGAAAAAGAAAAATTATTTGATGCTTGTATGCCTATTGAAAAGATTGCAATGAGCGGAGAGAAAACAATGACTTTTGGACCTTTAAAACCAAAGGGACTTATCAATCCAAAAACAGAAAAGATGGATTATGCAGTTGTTCAATTAAGACAAGATGATAAAGAAGGAAAGTTATATAATATAGTAGGCTTCCAAACTAATTTAAAATTTGGAGAACAAAAAAGAATTTTTTCCATGATACCAGGTTTAGAAAATGCTGAATTTATAAGATATGGAGTAATGCATAGAAATACTTTTATCAATTCAACAAAACTTTTAGATAAAACTTTAAAACTAAAAAATAAGGATAACATTTATTTTGCAGGACAAATAACAGGTGGAGAAGGTTATGTAACCGCAATAGCTACTGGAATGTATGTTGCAATTAATGTAGCTAATAGATTAGAAAATAAAGAAGAATTTATTTTAGAAGATATTTCTGAAATTGGTGCAATAGTAAATTATATAACTGAAGAAAAGAAAAAGTTTCAACCTATGGGAGCAAATTTTGGAATTATAAGAAGTTTAGATGAAAATATAAGAGATAAAAAAGAAAAATATAGAAAATTATCAGAAAGAGCTATTGAATATTTAAAAAAATCTATAAAAGGTGTATAA
- a CDS encoding tyrosine-type recombinase/integrase, whose amino-acid sequence MTEKINIEKSIKNFIYYLEFEENKKNNTVISIRKDLNNFLEYLNKKNLVTLDKLDELIIKEYLTELKAINLSNSTYNRRLSSIKKFYKYLINNNLKEKGKEILIEGMKSDKKKLEYLNPDEINLLREEMREESFNVLRDRLMFELLYSSGMTVAELLSLGELNFNLEKREVYLLKNKISKVLYFSQTCKEVYLKFLVAKKEKFKEEDNSNIIFVNNSNMRLTDRSIRRLINKYSEKANLQKEVSPYTLRHSFCLYMLKNGMPKEYLAKLLDLKSIGLLDIYEDLCKKELRTVNKNI is encoded by the coding sequence ATGACTGAGAAAATAAATATTGAGAAATCTATAAAAAATTTTATATATTATTTAGAATTTGAAGAAAATAAAAAAAATAATACAGTCATTTCTATAAGAAAAGACCTAAATAACTTTTTGGAATATCTTAATAAAAAAAATCTTGTTACTCTTGATAAATTAGATGAGTTAATAATTAAAGAATATTTAACTGAATTGAAAGCTATCAATTTATCAAATTCTACTTATAATAGAAGACTTTCATCTATAAAAAAATTCTATAAGTACCTTATAAATAATAATTTGAAAGAAAAAGGAAAAGAGATTTTAATAGAAGGTATGAAGAGTGATAAAAAAAAACTTGAATATCTAAATCCCGATGAAATTAATCTTTTAAGAGAAGAAATGAGGGAAGAAAGTTTTAATGTGCTTAGAGATAGACTTATGTTTGAGCTTCTATATTCAAGTGGAATGACTGTAGCAGAACTACTTTCATTAGGAGAATTAAATTTTAATTTAGAAAAAAGAGAAGTTTATCTTTTAAAAAATAAAATTTCAAAAGTTTTGTATTTTAGTCAAACTTGTAAAGAAGTATATTTGAAATTCCTTGTTGCAAAAAAAGAAAAATTTAAGGAAGAAGATAATTCAAATATTATCTTTGTAAATAACTCTAATATGAGGTTAACAGATCGTTCTATTAGAAGATTAATAAATAAATATTCAGAGAAAGCTAATTTACAAAAAGAGGTTAGCCCTTACACTCTTAGGCATTCTTTTTGTCTATATATGTTAAAAAATGGTATGCCTAAAGAATATCTAGCTAAACTTTTAGATTTAAAAAGTATTGGACTGTTGGATATATATGAAGATTTATGTAAAAAGGAGCTAAGAACAGTTAATAAAAACATATAG